The genome window AGCGTGCGGGCGCGGCGTGCGACTTGTCGGATCCCAGGCGGACCGCCTTGGTGGTCGTGGGACGCGGCGCCAGTGACCCCGATGCCAACGGCGATTTCTGCAAGCTCGTACGGCTGATCGGTGAGGGGCGAGGGCTGGGTTGGGTGGTGCCGACGTTTATTGGAATTACCACCCCGCTGTTCGAAGAGAGTATCGAGCTGGTGGCGCGGGCCCGTCCTGAGCGGATTGTGGTGGTGCCCTACCTGTTGTTTGGTGGCCGGCTGGTAGGTCGTCTCCGTGAGCAACTGCGTGCCTTTAATCAGCGCTACCCTTGGATCGCCGTCAACTTGGCCGGTCATCTGGGTATCCATCCCAGTTTGCTGAAGGTGATCGAAGAGCGAATTGACGAGGCGTTGGGCCAGGGCGCATCGCTGCCCTGCGACAATTGCCAGTATCGGCGGCCGGTTGGCGCGATTGCCGAGCAGGTAGGAGGATTTCGTTCGTTGTTGTGGAGTGCACGCCACTTGGAGACTCACGCCCAGGCGATGCCTCATCAGCATGCCCATCCCGTTGTCCGCAAGCACGTGCTGGTCTGCGGCAACGTCGATTGCGCCGCGCGCGGCAGTATTGCGCTTATCGCAGCGTTGCGCCGAATGCTGCGGCGAGCGGGCCGGCAGCGCGAAATCAGAGTTACGCGCACCTCGTGTATGGGACGATGTGGCGAGGGCCCAACTCTGGCGGTCTACCCCGATGGGATTTGGTACCGGGGAGTCAATCCGGCTGACGCCAGCGAGCTGGTCGAGCAGCACCTGCTGGGGGACCGGCTGGTGGCGCGGCTGGTTGACGGGATTATGCATTAAAGAGAGGCGGCGATGGCTTGTCATGAAATCGCGGGGTTGCGCTTGGGCCTGATGGGGCTGTTGGGATTGCGGGATGAGGCCGCCCGTCAACATGAGTTGGCTGAACTGGGTGATGGCGCCGATCGGCCCGGACCAGTGCGCTCGATGTGCCAGGCGCGGGATCTAGACAGCCTGAGGCAGTTTTACGAAAGTGCGGTTTCGATGCTTGAGGAGCGGGTTGCCAACACCGGCGCCGCCGACGCCAAGCTACCCTACCTGCGCAGCCTCGTTATCCTAACCAAGAAGGTCGAAATGGAGCTGGCCAATCAGATCGACGCCCTCACTCGTCTGTTTCACGACCTCGAGCAGATGCACGATTTCGTGCACGAAATCTATCCGGCGGATTAAGTCGGATGGCGCAGTCGCGAAACGCACGCCTGGTAAGGGCGCAACACCTGGGGCCAGAGGCCAGGCTGTTGACCTTCGCCTTGGCCGAGGGGCAGCTGGGTTTTGCGGGTGGCCAATACATTATCGTCAACACGGGCGTCGATTTGGGCGGCGGCAAAATCGCCAAGCGGGCCTATTCCATCCTTTCAGCCGATGATGAACAGAGCCAGTTCCAGATTGCGGTGCGTCGTCTGGGCGAGGGTCCGGGCTCCAACTTCATGCATCGTATAGCGGAGGGTACCGAACTGGCCTTCAGCGGTCCGTGGGGTAAGTTCGTCAGCCACGGTGCCGGCGCGGGCGAGCGACTCTTATTCGCCACCGATACCGGAATCACCGCTGCCCTTGGGCTGTTGCGCGGGATGCGCAGCCGTGCCGAGGCGACGAGCACGACGGCGTTGTGGTTCGTGCCATCGCCCGACTATTTTCTCCCGCCTGCGTTTGCCCATGACGCAATCGCCGCCTGTTGTCGCCGTTTCAGCGTCGCCGCGGCGCCGCCTGCGGGCGAGGCTTCGCGGCTGGGTGCCGCGCTCCTCGCCTTGGAGAGCGCGCTAGGGCCCGCGCTTCCTGCCAGCGCCTACCTGGCCGGCGATGGTGCGGTGATCTATCCCTTGCGCGAAAGGCTGATCGAGCTTGGAATGGCCAAGGAGCAGATTCAGTTGGAGGCCTTCTTCAACAATCCGGAGCGTAGAGCGGTCTCCTGAGGAGCGGCGCAAGTATGGCAACAAGCGAGGTGCCGGCGCGAAATCCCAAGGGCACGCGTACCGGTTTCACTACTGGGGCCTGCGCGGCGGCGGCGGCCAAGGCGGCGGCTCGCTGCCTGGTAAAAAAGACTGCGCTCAGCGAGATCGAAACCACGCTGCCCAACCGGACCAAGGTACGTTTTGCGCTCAAGCGCTGCGAGCGCTCACAAGGAAGCGCTTTGTGCAGCATTATCAAGGATGCCGGCGACGATCCCGATTGCACGCACGGCGCTGAACTGGTTGCTGAGGTCAGACTGCGCACCGAGCCGGGAATCGAAATTCGCGGCGGGGAAGGGGTGGCGACGGTTACCAAGCCCGGCCTGGGGCTGGAGGTCGGTGGTCCGTCGATCACTGCGCCGCCCCGGCGCAACATCATCGAAATGGTCGCGGAGGAACTTGCCGGCAGCGAGTATCGTGGCGCGGTGGTCACAATCAGCGTGCCGGGCGGCGAGGAGATGGCCAAGGGAACCATCAATGCGCGGCTGGGCTTGATCGGCGGGATCTCGATTCTAGGTACGACGGGCATCGTGCGGCCCTATTCCACCGCGGCCTTCAAGGCCAGCGTCGTCCAGGCGATTGACGTCGCCGTCGAGCGCGGCCTACGCAGCTTGGTCTTGACCACCGGCGGCAAGTCAGAAGCATACGCTATGCAGCTTTTCCCCCAGTTGCCCGAGGACGCGTTTATCCAGATGGGAGATTTCGTCGGGATTGCGCTCAAGCATTGTGCCCGCCGTAAGCTCCAGCGTGCCATTATCGTGGGTATGATCGGCAAGCTATCCAAGATGGCCGACGGGCGGATGCAGACCCACGCCGCGGGTTCGGAGGTCAATATGGAGCTGTTGGCCACGCTGGCCGCTGAGTTGGGCGCTGGCGCGGAGGTGTGCGCCGAGATTCGCGCTGCCAACACTGCGCGCCATGTGCTGGAGCTGTGCTCGGCGCGCGATATTCCGATCGCTGCGCAGATCTGCCGCCGCGTGGTGGAGCAGGGCACGCGCCACGCCGGTCCTGGGCTCCAGGTGCGCGTTTGTTTGATTGATTTCAACGGCAAGCTACTGGGCTGCGACCCGGCCGACACCACGCAGGCACCGGTCCAAGCGGAGCAAGGCCAATGAACGACCCCGGGCGTATCAACGATATGCGCCAAATGACCGCGCTGGGACGCAATATCGAAGACGGCAGTTTCGCGATTATAGATCGCGAAGCAGGTGCGCACGATTTTTCTGCCGATCAGTGGCAAATCGTGCGCCGGGTTATCCATGCCACCGCCGATTTCGAGTTCAAGGATCTGATGCGCTTCCATCCCCAGGCCGTGGCTGCAGGAATTGCCGCGTTGCGCGCCGGTTGCGCGATCGTCGTGGACGTCAAGATGATTAGTGCTGGACTTAATGAGGAACGCCTGAGCAGTTACGGGTGCGTCACCCACTGCTTTATTTCCGATCCCGATGTGATCGCGGCGGCCAAGGCGGCCAACAGCACGCGGGCGATCGAGGCGATGCGCAAGGCGCGGCGCGCCGGTGTTCTTGACGGCGCGATCGTAGCGATCGGCAACGCGCCCACCGCGCTTCTGGAGACCGTTCGCCTGGTTGAGCAAGAGGGCGCGCGACCGGCGTTGGTGATCGGCGTACCAGTGGGCTTTGTTTCCGCCGCCGAGTCCAAGGAAGCCGCGCTGCGCTTGGCGACGCCGTATATCGTGGCGCGGGGGCGCAAGGGCGGCAGCACGATCGCGGTGGCGATCATCCACGCCCTGTTGTTAATCTCCACCCAGGTGCGAGCATGACTCGGCCGCGCGCGGTAACTGTAATTGGGATTGGCGACGATGGTTGCGCGGGGCTTTCCAGCCGTGCGGTAAGCGCGGTCGCGGATGCCCAGGTGTTGGCGGGCGGCGAGCGCCACCTGGCCTTTTTTCCCCAATTCACCGGGCTCCGAATTGTCCTTAAGAATGGACTGCCGGCGGCGCTGGATCGAATCGCGCAGGCGGCCGACGAGAATAACGTCTGTATTTTGGCCTCGGGCGATCCGATGTTCTTTGGCGTGGGCGCGCTGGTAATCAAGCGGCTTGGTGCCGAACACGTAAGCGTGATTCCCCATCCCAGCTCGATCCAGTGGGCTTTTGCGCGCGCTGGACTGAAATGGGACGATGCCGCGCTGATTTCTCTGCACGGCCGCAGTGCCGAGGGCTTCCTGACCCGCCTGCGCACTTGCGCCAAGGCTGCGGTTCTCACCGATCCCGACAACACGCCGGTGCGCCTGGCCGCTTCGATGCTCGCACACGGCCAGGGCGAATGGAGAGCGTGGGTGTGCGAAAATCTGGCGGGACCCGATGAGCGGGTGCGCCAATTTTCGCTACAAGAGCTGGCCGCCTGCCCTGATATCGGCCCGCTCAATGTGCTTATTCTGGAGCGCACCAATCCCGCTTGGCGGGCGCCCACCGCAATCCCGTTTCTTCATGAAGATGAATTCGCCAAGCGGATGCCCAAAAAGGGGCTAATTACCAAACGCGAAGTGCGCTTGCTGTCGTTGGCCGCGATGCGGGTGCGCCCCGATAGCGTGGTCTGGGACATCGGCGCAGGTTCGGGCTCGATCTCGATCGAGGCCGCGATGCTGGCTTCTGCGGGTCGCGTCTATGCGATCGAGTTCGATCCCGAGGGCGTGGAGATCTGCCGCGAGAATCTGCTCACCCACGCAATCGACAACGTGCGCGTCATCGCCGGCCGCGCCCCCGAGGCTCTGGCCGAGCTCGAAACTCCCGACGCAGTATTCGTCGGTGGTAGCCGCGGCAGCATGGACGAGATCGTCGAGATCGCCCTGGAGCGGTTGCGCCCGGGCGGGCACCTGGTGGTCAACGCGATTACGCTGGAGAACTCTGCCGAGGTTTACAGCGCTATGCGCAGGCGCGGCATCGTGCCCGAGGTGACCCTACTGCAAGTTTCGCGCGCCGAGCCACTGGCGCGCTACCTGCGTTTCGAAGCTCTCAATCCGATCCAGATTTTCGCGGCCCAAAAACCGCTGAGTGCCGGAGGTTCGACCCAATGAGTTACCCTGTCTTGTATGGCGTGGGCGTGGGTCCCGGCGCGCCCGATCTGTTGACCTTGCGCGCGGTGGAGACGCTCAAGCGGGTTGAGGTTCTGGCTCTGCCCAGGAGTTCGGACTACGGCGCCTCGATGGCATGGAAGATCATCGAACCGGTAATCGGCAAGGTGGTCGGCCAGCAGCGTCTGTTATTGACCTTTCCGATGAGCAAGGAGCCGGCGCGTCTGCGCAAAGCCTGGGAGATTGCATTCACCAAAATCGGCGAGCATCTGGACGCTGGCCGCAGCGTAGCCTTCGCTACCGAGGGTGACCCGTCGCTCTATAGCACCTTCGGGTATTTGCAACGCGAAGCCGCGCGGCGATGGCCCGGCGTCACGGTCGAAATCGTGCCGGGCGTCTCTTCGATCGCCGCCGTTCCAGCTGTGGTGGGCCGATCGCTCGCCGATGGGCTGGAGCGGATCGCAATCATCCCCGCCAACTATGGAGTGGATGATTTGGTCGCGGTCCTCAACAGCTTCGACACCACTATCCTGATGAAAATTGGCTCCCAGATGCCCAAGGTCGTCGCCGCGCTGGAGCGTACGGGGCTGCTCGACAAGGCGGTCTTTGTGGCCAAGGCGACGATGCGCGAACAGCGGGTTGCGACCGATGTACGTACGGTCGGGACCGAGCGCGGTGACTGCTTCGCGATGGTGCTGGTCACGCGCAAGGAGCGCAGTGGCGTGCTCGCCGGTGAGATCGCCCCCGAGGCGGAGTTGCTCGAGCTGGGCGCATGAACGACGCGCGCAAGCCTTTCGCCATCTATGCCATTACGCGCCACGGCATCGAGATTGCTGCCCGGTTGGTACAGGCATTGGAAGGCGCCGAGGTGTACGTATCGCACAAGCTGCTCGATCATGCCCGCGCCAAGCCCGCGCTTGTCCAAGCGCTGGAGCTGAAGTTACCGATGGGACCAGTGCTGACTCGCACCTTCACAGCCTACGATTGTCACGTCTTCATAATCAGCGTGGGTGCCGTGGTCAGGATGATAGCCCCGCTGCTGGGTGACAAGAAGCTCGACCCGGCCGTAGTCTGCGTCGATGACGCCGCGCGCTTTGCGATTTGCGTGCTCTCGGGCCACGTTGGACGCGGCAACTTCTTTACCGATCGGATAGCCGAGGCGCTTGATGCGCAAGCGGTGGTCACCACCGCTTCCGATGCGATCGGCACGCTGACCGTGGATATTCTCGGACGTGAATTCGGCTGGCGGTTGGACGACCTCAATCGCAACGTCACACGCGGCTGCGCCGCGGTGGTCAATGCCGCCCCGGTTCTGTTCGTGCAAGAAACCGGTGAACCCGACTGGTGGCCGCTGGATAAGCCACTGCCGCCCGGTGTTGCCTACGCGACTTCGCTTGAGGGCGTTGATCCGGCGGCCTGGGAGATTCTGCTCATCGCCAGCGACCGTGAGTTTCAACTCAGCCATCCCGCGCATTGGGACAACGCGGTGATCTACCGCCCCAAAAGCCTGGTGGTTGGAATTGGCTGCGACAAGGCGACGCCGGCCGACCTGGTCGAGCGCGGGCTGGTTGGCCTGATGGAACGTGAGCGTTTGTCGCTCAAATCAGTCAAGGCACTGGCTACCATCGAGCAAAAGCGCGACGAGCCGGCTATCCTCGCACTGGCTCAGCATTACGGCTGGCCGCTGATCACCTATTCGGCGGCGCAACTGGACGCGGTGGAAGGGATTGAAAATCCCTCGGAGACTGTCAAACGCTATGTCGGCACGCGCGGCGTAGCCGAGCCGGCGGCGTTGTTGTGCGCTGAGGCCGCGCGACTTCTGGTGCCTAAGCAAACCTACACCGAACCCGGCGCTGGTCGTTCGATGACGTTGGCGCTCGCGCGAATCCCATTCAAGCACAGGACGGAGGCGAGCAGTGGTTGAAGCAAAGGGCGTTTTGTCCGTGGTTGGAATTGGGCCGGGCGCGGCAGACCACGTCACCCCCGCGGCCAACCGCGCGATTCTCGAGGCCGACCTGATTGTCGGCTATACAACATACATCAAACTGGTTAGTGAGCTGATTCGTGGCAAGGAAATTGTGCGCACCGGCATGACCGAAGAGATCGGGCGGGCCCGCGCGGCAGTCACTCGTGCTCGGGAAGGCGCACGCGTCGCGCTGATTTCCTCTGGCGACGCCGGCGTCTACGGGATGGCGGGACTGGTCTTCCAGGTCTTGCGCGAGATGGGTTGGAAACGGGGCGACTCGCCCCAACTGCACATCATTCCCGGGGTGACTGCGCTCAGCTCATGTGCCTCCCTGGTAGGCGCGCCGCTGGTGCACGATTTTTGCGCCATTTCGCTCTCCGATTTACTTACGCCCTGGCCGATCATCACGCGCCGTATCGAGGCCGCCGCTGCCGCCGACTTCGTCATCGGGTTATACAATCCGGCTAGCGGCCGGCGCACTCGTCAAATTGTCGAGGCGCAGGCAATCATCAAGAAATACCGCGACCCGAAGACACCGGTGGCTCTGGTCAAAAGCGCCTACCGTAAACTCCAGCATACCGTTTTGACCGACCTGGACAATTTTCTCGACTACGAGATCGGAATGCTTACCACGGTGCTGGTCGGTTCCAGCAATACTTACGTCTTCGAGGGCTACATGGTCACGCCGCGCGGCTATACCAATAAGTACACCGAGGACGGTGAGGTGCGCCCTGGACAACGCCCGGGCTTTTCGCTGGTGCTGCAACCGGCCGAACAGGCGGAACGATAATGGCGCGTGTAGGGCGTTTGGCTGGTGCTATCCTGGCCGAGAGCGAAAACGAGTTCTTCCTAGTCGGTAACACCAAGGAGCCGTGCGACTTCGAGGCTGCGGGGTTCGATGCGCCTGGCGAAATCGACGCGCTTAAACGGCCCTACGTGAAGCTCAGGGCGCGCGGCCCGATCGAGCTGGCCGCCCCCTACCTGACGATCGAGTTGGAGGGTGAAGCGTTGGCTGCGATGCTGGCGCGACGCTTGCTCATCGAACGCAATGGTTCGGTCAGCGATCGGCTCTGGCGGCTATTGATGGACCCCAGCGGGCAGGACGAAGCACCCGAGCACGGTATGGTGCCGGCGCGTTGGCTGGCGGAAATGCCGAGCCCGATCTGGGACATCGTGCGCGACACCGTGTTGCGATGTCTGTGAAATGAAGGTCTATATAATCGGCGCTGGTCCCGGCGATCCCAAGTTGCTGACCCTGCGCGCCGCCGAGCTGATTGCCGCCTGTCCGGTAGTGCTTTATACCGGCTCGCTTGTTCCGCAAGCGGCGATTGCCAATGCCCGCGCCGACGCCAGGGTGCTGGATTCTTCCAGCATGACGCTGGAGGAAATAATCGCGATTATCGTCGAAGCCCGTGATGCTGGCCACGATGTCGCCCGAGTCCACACCGGCGATCCGCTGCTCTTCGGCTCGACCGCCGAGCAGATGCGCCGGCTAATCGAGCTGGGCATCGAGTACGAAGTCGTGCCGGGAGTTTCCTCGTTTAGCGCCGCCGCCGCGGTGCTTGGGCGTGAACTGACCTTGCCCGAACTCAGCCAGACGGTGATTCTGACCCGCGCCGAGGGGCGCACGCCGATGCCCGGCGGTGAGAAACTACGCGACTTGGCGCGCCACCATGCGACGCTGGCTCTCTTTCTGAGTATTACCCTGTTGCCGGAGGTAGTAGGCGAGTTGATCCCGGAATATGGCGCCGATTGTCCGGTTGCCGTAGTGCACAAGGCCACCTGCCCCGACCAGCGCGTGGTGACGGGTACGCTGAGCGACATCCACGAGCGGGTACGTCAGGCCAAAATCAGCAGCCAATCGATGATTATCGTCGGACGCGTGCTGACTTCCACGGACTTTGCCAATTCCAGGCTCTACGCTCCCGACTTCAGCCATCGCTTCCGCCGCGCCAAGGCCGCCCCTCGCGACTAGGTTTCGTGGTTGTTCGCTGGTGGCATCGCGCACCCCCGCTTTACACCGCGCACTTGATTAAACCCACGTTTCAATTCTGAGCTTGCGCGCCAGGGACGGTAAGGCACGCTTGTTCCCCGCGCCAGCACCCTTGCGGGCGGAGCATGTCCTCCATTAGCGTGAGCCCCGCACGCGCTTGTCGGCGCAGAGGGGTCTTGGCGCCAGACGGCTGGAGGTCTGGATATGGAGCGGCAACCCCACAGGGTAGGTGTGGTGATCGCCTGCTTTGCCACTATGGCCTTGGTGTCCAGCCCGGCCATGGTGGCGGTGGGCGTTCTCTTTACACCCTGGATCAAAGAATTTCACTGGAACCACGGCCAAGTCGCGCAAACCGCGCTCGCCCTGTCTCTGGTGGGCGGCCTGCTGGCGCCCGTCATGGGTTGGCTGGTCGATAACGTCGGAGCCCATCGTCTGATGGCTTTTGGTTGCGTCCTAGTGGCAGCCGGTTATCTGGCGGTCACCCAGGTTTCCTCGCACTGGCAGTTCGTCGCGCTCTACGGCGTGATCGGCTTGGGCGTGTCCTTGACCAGTTTTCTTCCGATCATGGTGGTAGTGGTTAATTGGTTTCGCGAGCGCCGCGGCCTTTTCGCGGGGATTGTCACCTTCGGCGTCTCGCTGGGTTTTACCGTTACCCCGCCGCTGTTTACCCTAGCCATCGCGCGCTGGAGCTGGCGTGCCTCGGTGGCCGCGTTGTCCCTCCCGGCGATCGTCATATCGCTCCCTTTGATTCTGCTCTACGTGCGCACCCGTCCTCCCAGCGCGCACGAGCGCAACGATGGCGCCGCGCTGCCCGGTCTGGAGGTTCGCCCGGCCCTGCGCACTGCCGCCTTCCGCCGAATCATCGCCGCCCAATTCCTTTACGGGCTGGGTTTTTCCGCAGTCTTCTTCCATACCATCGCTTACGCGATTGGGGCCGGCTACACCCCTGAACATGGCGCGCTTATCCTCAGCGCCCAAACCTTGGTCAGCGCGCCCGCGGTAGTGGTGATGGGTTTGATCGCCGACCGAATCAGCGCGCGCAGAACGCTGATGTTTGCGATGATATCAGTGGCAGCCGGAACGCTGGCTCTGCTAGGCGCTTCCAGCACTCGCTGGGGTACTCCGATGATCGCCTTGTTCGCGCCGCTCTTTGGCGGCGGCGCCAGTTGCGTACCGATGCTGATTGCAATCCTGATGGCCGAATCGCTCGGGCTGCGCCGGTTGGGAACCCTGACCGGGGTACAGAATATGGCGTCCGCCTTGGCGATGGCGTTTGGGCCGTGGATTTGTGGCGTGCTTTTCGATCTCACCAACGGCTATGCGTTACCCTTTGAGTTGGCGGCGGTCTGCATGGTGTTGGGCGCGGTAACCGTCGCCACCGTCCGTCCAGCGCTCGCTACGGCGGAGCTGGAGCCTGCCCAGCCCACGACGGCCCAACCGCAGGGGCGGGCGGTTTAAACCGGCAGCCGGCCGCTTCTTTGGACCAAACTATTGCCTTTTGGGCTATTCATGATTTGACTAGCAGGGCTGAGGCGACTAGGTTTTTTCCGAGGTTGACGCATGGAACGGCAGGCGCGGCGCGCTCAGGTGCTAAGGCACGCCAAGGTCATTTTTGCCCGTAAGGGCTACCATCAGACCAACGTTTCCGACATCATCAGCCGGGCCCGGATTGCGCGTGGAACCTTCTACCTCTATTTCGAGAACAAACGTGACCTGTTTCAGGAGCTACTCGACCAGGTGCTGAACGAACTCGCCACCCGAATCTGGCGCTTGCGCTTAGGTCCTCAAGAACCGGCAGCTGCCGACCAATTGCGGGCCAACTTGCGGCGCGTCCTGGAGTTCGTGTTGTCCGAGCGCGATCTTAGCGACATTCTGTTGACCTATTCGCAGGGCTTTGATCCTGACCTGGATCGTCGCATTCAGAACTTCTATGAGCAGATCGCGCAAAAGATCCAGCGCTCCCTCGATCTGGGCATCGAGATGGGGCTGGTGCGGCCCTGTGACAGTCGCACCGCCGCCTATTGCATCCTGGGCGGAGTCAAGGAAGTAATCGTTCAGCTTTCCCGTCAAGCCCCCCCTGATATCGGAGCCTTGGTCGAAGAAATCCTTCACTTCGGGTTGAGCGGAGTGGCGCAACCGGCGTTATTGCAAACTTTGGAACGCGAGGACGGCGGCGGCCGTCCCAATTGAGTTTTTTTTTGGACCCGGCACTAGACTGACATGTCAGTTCAACACGCCCATCGCTCGCCTCGCTCGCGCGCCATCCGTCGCGCCGCCTTTTATGACCTCGACGGGACCCTGATCGACCTCAACCTTTTGCACGCGGTCGCCTACATTCTGGGCAACTTGGCTGAATGGCATGCCCGCCTCACCCGCTTGGCCGTTCTGGCCGCGCGGATTCCGCTGCTGTATGCGGCCGAGCGCTATGATCGCCGTCTGCTCAACGTCGAGCTGTTTGACTTATTCAAGGGCATCTCGCGCGATCGGTTAACGGTTTTGGGCGAAGAATATTGCGAGCGCATCCTGGTGCGCCATCTCTTCCAATCGGGCTTGGACCTGCTTGAGGGCAACCGCCGGGCGGGACTGGAGCCGGTGCTGGTCACCGGCTCGCCTGATTTTCTGGTTGAGCCGCTCGCTCGTCGCCTGGGAATCGAGAACTACGCGGTGAATCAGCCTGCTTATAGCCGCGGCCTTGCCACCGGACGGCTGTGTGAACCCATCATGGCTGGCGAAGAGAAGGCCCGCTGGTGCGAGGAATGGGCTGGCCGCGAGGGGCTGAAATTGGCTGATTGCTGGGGCTATGCCGATTCCTACTACGATCTTCCGTTCTTAGTCGCCTTAGGCCATCCGGTGGCGGTCAATCCTGACCGCCGCCTCGCCGCTACCGCACGGGTCCGCCAATG of Candidatus Binataceae bacterium contains these proteins:
- a CDS encoding HAD-IB family hydrolase, encoding MSVQHAHRSPRSRAIRRAAFYDLDGTLIDLNLLHAVAYILGNLAEWHARLTRLAVLAARIPLLYAAERYDRRLLNVELFDLFKGISRDRLTVLGEEYCERILVRHLFQSGLDLLEGNRRAGLEPVLVTGSPDFLVEPLARRLGIENYAVNQPAYSRGLATGRLCEPIMAGEEKARWCEEWAGREGLKLADCWGYADSYYDLPFLVALGHPVAVNPDRRLAATARVRQWPIVHFGHPMAANPVTAWREA
- a CDS encoding TetR/AcrR family transcriptional regulator, with protein sequence MERQARRAQVLRHAKVIFARKGYHQTNVSDIISRARIARGTFYLYFENKRDLFQELLDQVLNELATRIWRLRLGPQEPAAADQLRANLRRVLEFVLSERDLSDILLTYSQGFDPDLDRRIQNFYEQIAQKIQRSLDLGIEMGLVRPCDSRTAAYCILGGVKEVIVQLSRQAPPDIGALVEEILHFGLSGVAQPALLQTLEREDGGGRPN